From a single Leclercia sp. AS011 genomic region:
- a CDS encoding 3-phenylpropionate MFS transporter, whose product MVLHSTRWLALSYFTYFFSYGIFLPFWSVWLKGIGLTPEMIGVLLGSGLVARFLGSLLIAPRVSDPSLLIKAVRVLALLTLVFMAGFWVSQQFAWLVVVMVGFNLFFSPLVPLTDALANTWQKQITMDYGRVRLWGSIAFVIGSALVGKLVSLYDYRAILALLSVGIMSMLLGMLLRPSVMPQGESRQQESAGWPAWRSLVAQSWRFLACVCLLQGAHAAYYGFSAIYWQGAGYSASAVGYLWSLGVVAEVIIFALSNRLFRRFTARDLLLLSAVCGIARWGIMGWTTELPWLIVAQILHCGTFTVCHLAAMRYISARKGGDVIRLQAVYSAVAMGGSIAIMTVFAGFLYQHLGHGVFWVMALVALPAVLLRPRVAAR is encoded by the coding sequence ATGGTTTTGCATTCCACACGCTGGCTGGCGCTCAGCTACTTCACCTACTTTTTTAGCTACGGTATTTTTCTGCCTTTCTGGAGCGTCTGGCTCAAGGGAATCGGCCTCACCCCGGAGATGATTGGCGTTCTGCTGGGCTCGGGCCTGGTGGCGCGTTTTCTCGGTAGCCTGCTGATTGCGCCGCGCGTCAGCGATCCCTCCCTGTTAATCAAAGCCGTGCGCGTGCTGGCGCTGCTCACTCTGGTGTTTATGGCCGGCTTCTGGGTCAGCCAGCAGTTTGCCTGGCTGGTAGTGGTGATGGTGGGCTTTAACCTCTTCTTCTCGCCGCTGGTGCCGCTGACCGATGCCCTGGCTAACACCTGGCAGAAGCAGATCACCATGGACTATGGTCGGGTGCGGCTGTGGGGTTCGATTGCTTTTGTGATTGGCTCGGCGCTGGTGGGCAAGCTGGTCAGCCTGTACGACTATCGCGCCATTCTGGCTCTGCTGAGCGTCGGGATTATGTCGATGCTGCTCGGGATGCTGCTGCGCCCGTCGGTGATGCCGCAGGGCGAGAGCCGCCAGCAGGAGAGCGCTGGCTGGCCGGCATGGCGCTCTCTGGTGGCCCAGAGCTGGCGTTTCCTCGCCTGCGTCTGCCTGCTCCAGGGCGCTCATGCCGCCTACTATGGCTTCAGCGCCATCTACTGGCAGGGGGCCGGGTATTCGGCTTCGGCCGTCGGCTACCTCTGGTCGCTGGGGGTGGTGGCGGAAGTGATCATCTTTGCCCTCAGCAACCGCCTGTTCCGCCGCTTTACCGCCCGGGATCTGCTCCTGCTCTCTGCCGTCTGCGGTATTGCTCGCTGGGGGATTATGGGCTGGACCACCGAGCTGCCGTGGCTGATTGTCGCGCAGATCCTGCACTGCGGCACCTTTACCGTGTGCCACCTGGCGGCGATGCGCTATATCTCGGCGCGCAAAGGCGGGGATGTGATCCGCCTGCAGGCGGTCTACTCGGCGGTGGCGATGGGGGGAAGTATTGCGATCATGACGGTGTTTGCCGGTTTCCTGTACCAGCATCTCGGCCACGGGGTGTTCTGGGTGATGGCACTGGTGGCGCTGCCTGCGGTCCTGCTGCGTCCGCGTGTAGCAGCGCGCTAA
- the csiE gene encoding stationary phase inducible protein CsiE, with translation MMTTLEMPSALSSSQRRCQVLLMLYVPGFRATLQSIGEINGVDDALCRQDIDEMRMEIQRYHQLDIATQHDGCYLLEGSHLNQRLCLLHWLRRALRLCPHFVAQQFTPSLKIALKQLGIARTLYDDTNLRALINFCSRRLQRQFECRDTQFLQLYLQYCLLQHQLGLSPEFSVVQRNWTQSRNEYLMAQEIVRHWQRRVAQVPHADEQPFLALLFMMLRTPDPLHDAHQEDDRLRRTITRMIARFHGQTGMQFSDEQGLIDQLYIHLAQALDRSLFGIGIDNSLPEEIHRLYPRLMRTTREVLFELEAEFGLRLSEEEASLVAVIFGAWLMQESDLHEKQVVLLTGEDKACEALIEQQLRELTLLPLNIRYVTLQVFQKEGAPREAALVVTPYTTALPLFSPPLIHAVEALNAQQQEHIRAMLES, from the coding sequence ATGATGACGACTCTCGAAATGCCATCTGCACTTTCCAGTTCGCAGCGCCGCTGCCAGGTTCTGTTGATGCTGTACGTACCGGGCTTTCGCGCCACTCTGCAAAGCATCGGTGAAATCAATGGTGTCGATGATGCCCTCTGCCGGCAGGATATCGACGAGATGCGCATGGAGATCCAGCGCTATCACCAGCTCGACATTGCGACACAGCATGATGGCTGTTACCTGCTGGAAGGTAGCCACCTGAACCAACGCCTGTGCCTGCTGCACTGGTTGCGGCGGGCGTTACGCCTCTGCCCTCACTTTGTCGCGCAGCAGTTTACCCCATCTCTGAAAATCGCGCTAAAGCAGCTCGGCATCGCCCGCACTTTATATGACGATACCAACCTGCGGGCGCTGATTAATTTTTGCTCCCGCCGCCTGCAGCGTCAGTTTGAATGCCGGGACACGCAGTTTTTGCAGCTCTATCTGCAGTACTGTCTGCTCCAGCACCAGCTGGGCCTGAGCCCGGAATTTTCGGTGGTTCAGCGCAACTGGACCCAGTCGCGCAACGAATACCTGATGGCGCAGGAGATTGTGCGCCACTGGCAGCGCCGCGTAGCGCAAGTGCCTCACGCCGATGAGCAGCCGTTTCTGGCCCTGCTGTTTATGATGCTCCGCACGCCGGATCCCCTTCACGATGCGCACCAGGAAGATGACCGCCTGCGCCGCACCATCACCCGCATGATCGCCCGCTTTCATGGGCAAACCGGGATGCAGTTCAGCGACGAGCAGGGGCTGATCGACCAGCTCTATATCCATCTGGCCCAGGCCCTGGACCGCTCGCTGTTTGGCATCGGCATCGACAACAGCCTGCCCGAAGAGATCCACCGCCTCTATCCGCGCCTGATGCGCACCACCCGTGAAGTGCTGTTCGAACTGGAGGCGGAGTTTGGCCTGCGGTTATCCGAGGAGGAGGCGAGCCTGGTGGCAGTGATCTTTGGTGCCTGGCTGATGCAGGAGAGCGACCTGCATGAAAAGCAGGTGGTGTTACTGACCGGGGAGGATAAAGCCTGCGAGGCGTTGATTGAACAGCAGCTGCGGGAGTTGACCCTGCTGCCGCTGAACATTCGCTATGTGACGCTCCAGGTCTTTCAGAAGGAGGGGGCCCCGCGCGAGGCCGCCCTGGTGGTCACGCCCTACACCACCGCCCTGCCGCTGTTCTCGCCGCCGCTCATCCACGCCGTCGAGGCGTTGAATGCGCAGCAGCAGGAACACATTCGCGCCATGCTGGAATCTTAG
- a CDS encoding DUF1007 family protein: MQTVKRSAAALFLAVLSFAAAAHPHSFITLKTQIMVKDNQLTGLKMRWAMDELTSADLLYDAGNAKPGDEIWKKLAAEVMANVLGQHYFTEFWHNGEKVKFLNRPTQYGMTRQDHQAVLTFILPLAEPQPLAGQKYTFSTFDPSYYVDMSYAEDDDVSLPAELQKSCSVSVDTPEPSDETLNFASSLDKDDAPPEDMDLGKQFAQTVTLQCP, encoded by the coding sequence ATGCAAACAGTGAAACGCAGCGCAGCAGCGCTTTTTTTGGCGGTTTTGTCTTTTGCCGCCGCCGCGCACCCTCACAGCTTTATCACCCTGAAAACGCAGATTATGGTCAAAGACAACCAGCTCACCGGGCTGAAGATGCGTTGGGCGATGGATGAACTGACCTCCGCCGATCTGCTTTACGATGCCGGAAACGCAAAGCCGGGGGATGAGATCTGGAAAAAGCTGGCGGCAGAGGTGATGGCTAACGTGCTCGGCCAGCACTACTTTACCGAGTTCTGGCATAACGGCGAGAAGGTTAAATTTCTCAACCGCCCCACCCAGTACGGTATGACCCGTCAGGATCATCAGGCGGTGCTGACCTTTATCCTGCCGCTGGCGGAGCCGCAGCCGCTGGCCGGGCAGAAATATACCTTCTCCACCTTCGATCCCTCCTACTACGTGGACATGAGCTACGCCGAGGATGACGATGTGTCCCTGCCTGCGGAGCTGCAAAAAAGCTGTTCCGTCAGCGTGGATACCCCGGAGCCCAGCGATGAGACGCTGAACTTTGCCAGTTCGCTGGATAAAGATGATGCGCCGCCGGAGGATATGGATCTCGGGAAACAGTTTGCCCAGACGGTGACCCTGCAATGTCCGTAG
- a CDS encoding nickel/cobalt transporter — MSVVRARRGWELWPLGLFLVVVVAGGFWLWQAWSQVMRQSILWQRDVNQQMSGLLKAVADNPTAAGGSLLIFSFLYGVLHALGPGHGKIVIATWLATHPSKLKSSIGLTLASSLLQGGVAIALVVGVLTLLQLPARDLHMSSFWLEKGSYALVGVLGLMLCWRALKKLRVLLRKPTFKAFTPHHVHDAHCGCGHQHLPNPTQIQRADDWRARMMIILSMGMRPCSGAIMVLLFSKVIGVFSWGVASALAMAAGTGLTISSLALLVHGFRQLAVRLSGNKAPVLWRQIGWTTLALAGGVVLLVAAVMMWVSAVPAGRGMRPF, encoded by the coding sequence ATGTCCGTAGTTCGCGCAAGACGCGGGTGGGAGCTCTGGCCGCTGGGGCTGTTCCTGGTGGTCGTGGTGGCTGGGGGGTTCTGGCTCTGGCAGGCGTGGTCGCAGGTGATGCGTCAGAGCATTCTCTGGCAGCGGGACGTCAACCAGCAGATGAGCGGCCTGCTGAAGGCGGTAGCCGATAACCCGACGGCGGCGGGCGGGTCGCTGTTGATATTCAGCTTTTTATACGGCGTACTGCACGCCCTGGGGCCGGGTCACGGCAAGATTGTTATCGCCACCTGGCTTGCCACCCACCCTTCAAAACTGAAATCGAGCATCGGCTTAACCCTGGCCTCCTCGCTATTACAGGGAGGCGTGGCAATTGCGCTGGTGGTAGGGGTGTTAACCCTGCTGCAACTCCCGGCGCGGGATCTGCACATGAGCAGCTTCTGGCTGGAGAAGGGAAGCTATGCCCTGGTGGGCGTGCTGGGGTTGATGCTCTGCTGGCGGGCGCTGAAAAAACTGCGCGTTCTGCTGCGTAAACCGACCTTCAAAGCCTTTACCCCGCATCACGTTCATGACGCCCACTGCGGCTGCGGCCATCAGCATCTGCCGAACCCGACGCAGATCCAGCGCGCGGACGACTGGCGGGCGCGGATGATGATTATCCTGTCGATGGGGATGAGACCCTGTTCCGGGGCGATCATGGTGCTGCTGTTCAGTAAGGTGATCGGCGTGTTTAGCTGGGGCGTGGCCTCGGCGCTGGCGATGGCGGCGGGAACGGGTTTAACCATTTCGTCGCTGGCGCTGCTGGTGCACGGTTTTCGTCAGCTGGCGGTCAGGCTCAGCGGCAATAAAGCGCCGGTGCTGTGGCGACAGATCGGATGGACAACGCTGGCATTAGCCGGTGGGGTGGTGCTGCTGGTAGCGGCGGTGATGATGTGGGTCAGTGCGGTGCCGGCGGGCAGGGGGATGCGGCCGTTTTAA
- the suhB gene encoding inositol-1-monophosphatase — protein MQHPMLTIAVRAARKAGNVIAKHYETPDSVETSQKGSNDFVTNVDKAAEAMIIETIRKSYPQHTIITEESGEHAGEDQDVQWVIDPLDGTTNFVKRLPHFSVSIAVRIKGRTEVAVVYDPMRNELFTATRGQGAQLNGYRLRGTNARDLDGTILATGFPFKAKQHAPAYMKILGKLFTECADFRRTGSAALDLAYVAAGRVDGYFEIGLKPWDFAAGELIAREAGALVCDFTGGHNYMLSGNIVAGNPRVVKAMLANMRDELSEALKR, from the coding sequence ATGCAACATCCTATGTTGACCATCGCCGTGCGCGCAGCGCGCAAGGCGGGTAATGTAATTGCCAAACACTACGAGACCCCAGATTCCGTAGAAACCAGCCAGAAAGGCAGCAATGACTTTGTGACTAACGTCGATAAAGCCGCAGAAGCGATGATTATCGAAACCATTCGCAAATCTTACCCGCAGCACACCATCATCACCGAAGAAAGCGGTGAGCATGCAGGCGAAGATCAGGATGTTCAATGGGTTATCGATCCTCTGGATGGCACCACCAACTTCGTTAAACGTCTGCCACACTTCTCTGTTTCTATCGCCGTACGCATCAAAGGCCGTACTGAAGTCGCCGTTGTTTATGACCCAATGCGCAACGAACTCTTCACTGCAACCCGTGGTCAGGGCGCACAGCTGAACGGCTACCGTCTGCGCGGCACCAACGCTCGCGATCTCGACGGCACCATCCTGGCGACCGGCTTCCCGTTCAAAGCCAAACAGCACGCTCCTGCGTACATGAAAATCCTGGGCAAACTGTTCACCGAATGCGCTGACTTCCGCCGCACCGGTTCCGCTGCGCTGGATCTGGCCTACGTTGCCGCTGGCCGCGTTGATGGTTACTTTGAAATTGGTCTGAAGCCATGGGACTTCGCGGCTGGCGAGCTGATTGCCCGTGAAGCGGGTGCGCTGGTGTGTGATTTCACCGGTGGTCACAACTACATGCTGTCCGGCAACATCGTTGCAGGTAACCCACGTGTAGTGAAAGCGATGCTGGCGAACATGCGTGACGAACTGAGTGAAGCGCTGAAGCGTTAA
- the trmJ gene encoding tRNA (cytosine(32)/uridine(32)-2'-O)-methyltransferase TrmJ yields the protein MLQNIRIVLVETSHTGNMGSVARAMKTMGLTNLWLVNPLVKPDSQAIALAAGASDVIGNAQIVDTLDEALAGCSLVVGTSARSRTLPWPMLDPRECGLKSISEGQHAPVALVFGRERVGLTNDELQKCHYHVAIAANPEYSSLNLAMAVQVIAYEVRMAWLATQDKPVEPKEEAAYPLVDDLERFYGHLEQTLLSTGFIREGHPGQVMNKLRRMFTRARPESQELNILRGILASIEQKNKESR from the coding sequence ATGCTGCAAAATATCCGAATCGTGCTGGTCGAAACATCGCATACCGGCAATATGGGCTCCGTGGCCCGCGCTATGAAAACCATGGGCTTAACCAATCTCTGGCTGGTTAACCCGCTGGTGAAACCCGACTCCCAGGCCATCGCCCTCGCCGCAGGTGCCAGCGACGTGATTGGCAACGCGCAGATCGTCGATACCCTGGATGAAGCCTTAGCGGGCTGTAGCCTGGTGGTGGGCACCAGCGCGCGTTCACGCACCCTGCCGTGGCCGATGCTCGATCCGCGTGAGTGCGGGCTGAAAAGCATTTCCGAAGGTCAGCATGCGCCGGTGGCGCTGGTGTTTGGCCGTGAGCGCGTGGGGCTGACCAACGATGAGCTGCAGAAGTGTCATTATCACGTCGCCATTGCCGCCAACCCGGAATACAGCTCGCTGAACCTGGCGATGGCCGTGCAGGTGATTGCCTATGAAGTGCGGATGGCATGGCTGGCAACGCAGGATAAACCGGTAGAGCCGAAAGAAGAGGCCGCCTACCCGCTAGTGGACGACCTTGAGCGCTTCTACGGTCACCTGGAGCAGACGCTGCTCTCAACCGGCTTTATCCGTGAAGGCCACCCGGGGCAGGTGATGAACAAGCTGCGTCGTATGTTCACCCGCGCCCGCCCGGAAAGTCAGGAGTTGAACATCCTGCGCGGGATCCTTGCGTCGATTGAGCAGAAGAATAAAGAGTCGCGGTAA
- the iscR gene encoding Fe-S cluster assembly transcriptional regulator IscR, which produces MRLTSKGRYAVTAMLDVALNSEAGPVPLADISERQGISLSYLEQLFSRLRKNGLVSSVRGPGGGYLLGKDAGSIAVGEVISAVDESVDATRCQGKGGCQGGDKCLTHALWRDLSDRLTGFLNNITIGELVNNQEVLDVSGRQHSHESHRNTRTQDAIDVKLRA; this is translated from the coding sequence ATGAGACTGACATCTAAAGGGCGTTATGCCGTGACCGCGATGCTGGACGTTGCGCTCAACTCCGAAGCGGGCCCGGTTCCATTGGCTGATATTTCTGAACGTCAGGGAATCTCCCTCTCTTATCTGGAACAGCTTTTCTCCCGACTGCGTAAAAATGGCCTGGTTTCCAGCGTCCGTGGTCCTGGTGGTGGATATCTGTTAGGTAAAGACGCGGGCAGTATTGCCGTTGGCGAAGTCATCAGCGCAGTTGACGAATCCGTCGACGCGACCCGTTGCCAGGGTAAAGGCGGCTGTCAGGGCGGCGATAAATGCCTGACTCACGCGCTGTGGCGCGATCTGAGCGACCGTCTGACCGGCTTCCTAAATAACATCACCATTGGTGAACTGGTGAACAACCAGGAAGTGCTGGACGTCTCTGGTCGTCAGCACTCGCACGAGTCCCATCGTAATACCCGCACGCAAGACGCTATCGACGTTAAACTGCGCGCGTAA
- a CDS encoding IscS subfamily cysteine desulfurase has protein sequence MKLPIYLDYSATTPVDPRVAEKMMQCLTLDGNFGNPASRSHRFGWHAEEAVDIARNQIAELVGADPREIVFTSGATESDNLAIKGAANFYQKKGKHIITSKTEHKAVLDTCRQLEREGFEVTYLAPQRNGIIDLKELEAAMRDDTILVSIMHVNNEIGVVQDIATIGELCRARGIIYHVDATQSVGKLPIDLSQLKVDLMSFSGHKIYGPKGIGALYVRRKPRIRIESQMHGGGHERGMRSGTLPVHQIVGMGEAYRIAKEEMETEMARLRTLRNRLWEGVKDMEEVYLNGDLEQGAPNILNVSFNYVEGESLIMALKDLAVSSGSACTSASLEPSYVLRALGMTDELAHSSIRFSLGRFTTDEEIDYTIKLVRNAIGRLRELSPLWEMFKEGVDLNSIEWSHH, from the coding sequence ATGAAATTACCTATCTATCTCGATTACTCCGCAACCACGCCGGTGGACCCGCGTGTTGCCGAGAAAATGATGCAGTGTCTGACCCTGGACGGAAACTTCGGTAACCCGGCTTCCCGCTCACACCGTTTTGGCTGGCATGCTGAAGAGGCGGTTGATATCGCCCGTAATCAGATTGCCGAGCTGGTTGGCGCTGACCCGCGTGAGATTGTTTTCACCTCAGGCGCGACCGAATCCGATAACCTGGCGATCAAAGGTGCGGCCAATTTCTATCAGAAAAAAGGCAAGCACATCATCACCAGCAAAACCGAACACAAAGCCGTGCTGGACACCTGTCGTCAGCTGGAGCGTGAAGGGTTTGAAGTGACCTACCTCGCACCGCAGCGCAACGGTATCATCGACCTGAAAGAGCTCGAAGCGGCCATGCGTGATGACACCATTCTGGTCTCCATCATGCACGTGAACAACGAAATCGGCGTGGTACAGGATATCGCCACTATCGGCGAACTGTGCCGTGCACGCGGTATCATCTACCACGTAGATGCGACCCAGAGCGTGGGCAAACTGCCTATCGACCTGAGCCAGCTGAAAGTGGACCTGATGTCCTTCTCCGGCCACAAAATCTATGGCCCGAAAGGCATTGGTGCGCTGTACGTGCGTCGTAAGCCACGTATCCGTATCGAATCCCAGATGCACGGCGGCGGTCACGAGCGCGGTATGCGTTCCGGTACCCTGCCTGTTCACCAGATCGTGGGTATGGGTGAAGCCTACCGTATCGCCAAAGAAGAGATGGAAACCGAGATGGCGCGCCTGCGTACGCTGCGCAACCGTCTGTGGGAAGGCGTGAAGGATATGGAAGAAGTCTACCTGAACGGCGATCTCGAGCAGGGCGCACCGAACATCCTCAACGTCAGCTTCAACTATGTTGAAGGCGAGTCGCTGATCATGGCCCTGAAAGACCTGGCGGTCTCTTCCGGTTCTGCCTGTACGTCCGCAAGCCTGGAGCCATCCTACGTCCTGCGCGCGCTGGGTATGACCGACGAACTGGCACACAGCTCTATCCGTTTCTCTTTAGGTCGTTTCACTACCGATGAAGAGATTGACTACACCATCAAACTGGTTCGCAACGCCATTGGCCGTCTGCGTGAGCTTTCTCCACTGTGGGAAATGTTCAAAGAAGGCGTGGATCTGAACAGCATTGAATGGTCACATCACTAA
- the iscU gene encoding Fe-S cluster assembly scaffold IscU, with protein sequence MAYSEKVIDHYENPRNVGSFDNSDDSVGSGMVGAPACGDVMKLQIKVNNEGIIEDARFKTYGCGSAIASSSLVTEWVKGKSLDEAQAIKNTDIADELELPPVKIHCSILAEDAIKAAIADYKSKREAK encoded by the coding sequence ATGGCATACAGCGAAAAAGTTATCGATCATTACGAGAATCCACGTAACGTGGGCTCCTTCGACAACAGTGATGACAGCGTGGGCAGCGGCATGGTGGGTGCACCGGCCTGTGGCGACGTGATGAAGTTGCAGATTAAAGTCAACAATGAAGGTATCATTGAAGACGCGCGCTTCAAGACCTACGGTTGCGGTTCCGCAATCGCCTCCAGCTCCCTGGTCACCGAGTGGGTGAAGGGTAAATCTCTGGACGAAGCGCAGGCGATCAAAAATACCGATATCGCTGATGAACTTGAACTGCCGCCGGTGAAAATTCACTGCTCTATCCTGGCGGAAGATGCGATTAAAGCCGCAATTGCGGATTACAAAAGCAAACGTGAAGCAAAATAA
- the iscA gene encoding iron-sulfur cluster assembly protein IscA: MSITLSDSAAARVSSFLANRGKGFGLRLGVRTSGCSGMAYVLEFVDEPAAEDTVFEDKGVKVVVDGKSLQFLNGTQLDFVKEGLNEGFKFTNPNVKDECGCGESFHV, encoded by the coding sequence ATGTCGATTACCCTTAGCGACAGCGCTGCCGCGCGAGTAAGCTCTTTCCTGGCAAACCGTGGCAAAGGCTTTGGCCTGCGACTGGGTGTACGCACCTCCGGCTGTTCCGGTATGGCGTATGTACTGGAATTTGTTGACGAACCTGCGGCGGAAGATACCGTGTTCGAAGACAAAGGCGTGAAGGTGGTGGTCGATGGTAAAAGCCTGCAGTTCCTGAACGGCACTCAGCTGGACTTTGTAAAAGAAGGCCTCAACGAAGGGTTTAAGTTTACTAACCCGAACGTTAAAGACGAGTGCGGCTGCGGCGAAAGCTTCCACGTTTAA
- the hscB gene encoding co-chaperone HscB → MDYFTLFGLPAGYEIDTQALAARFQDLQRQYHPDKFASGTQAEQLAAVQHSATINQAWQTLRNPLSRAEYLLSRHGFDLSSEQHTVRDTAFLMEQLELREELDEIEQAKDEARLERFIQRVKGMFDTRHQQMVDQLNNETWDVAADSVRKLRFLDKLRSSAEQLEEKLLDF, encoded by the coding sequence ATGGATTACTTCACCCTCTTTGGATTACCAGCCGGGTATGAAATTGATACTCAGGCGCTGGCAGCCCGTTTCCAGGATCTGCAACGTCAGTACCATCCGGATAAGTTCGCCAGCGGCACCCAGGCGGAACAGCTGGCGGCGGTGCAGCACTCTGCGACCATCAATCAGGCGTGGCAAACCCTGCGCAACCCGCTGAGCCGGGCAGAATATCTGCTTTCGCGCCACGGGTTTGATCTCTCCAGTGAGCAACACACCGTCCGCGACACCGCCTTCCTGATGGAACAGCTGGAGCTGCGTGAAGAGCTGGATGAGATCGAACAGGCCAAAGACGAAGCCCGTCTTGAGCGCTTTATTCAGCGCGTTAAAGGGATGTTCGATACCCGCCATCAGCAGATGGTTGACCAATTGAATAACGAGACGTGGGATGTAGCGGCGGACAGCGTTCGCAAGCTGCGTTTTCTCGATAAACTGCGAAGCAGTGCTGAACAACTCGAAGAAAAGCTGCTCGATTTTTAA
- the hscA gene encoding Fe-S protein assembly chaperone HscA, with protein MALLQISEPGLSAAPHQRRLAVGIDLGTTNSLVATVRSGQAETLADAQGQHLLPSVVHYQPQGHSVGYDARANAAQDPANTISSVKRMMGRSLADIQNRYPHLPYQLQASENGLPMIATAAGLLNPIRVSADILKALAARATATLEGELDGVVITVPAYFDDAQRQGTKDAARLAGLHVLRLLNEPTAAAIAYGLDSGQEGVIAVFDLGGGTFDISILRLSRGVFEVLATGGDSALGGDDFDHLLADHIREQAGLSDRSDARVQRELLDAAIDAKIALSDAQSVTVNVAGWQGDITRDQFNDLIAPLVKRTLLACRRALKDAGVEASEVLEVVMVGGSTRVPLVRERVGEFFGRTPLTAIDPDKVVAVGAAIQADVLVGNKPDSEMLLLDVIPLSLGLETMGGLVEKVIPRNTTIPVARAQEFTTFKDGQTAMSIHVLQGERELVQDCRSLARFALRGIPALPAGGAHIRVTFQVDADGLLSVTAMEKSTGVESSIQVKPSYGLTDNEIATMIQDSMSFAEQDVKARMLAEQKVEAARVLESLNSALTADAALLSAAERQAIDDAVAQLSAVAEGNDADAIEQAIKNVDKQTQEFAARRMDQSVRTALKGHSVDEV; from the coding sequence ATGGCCTTATTACAAATTAGTGAGCCGGGCTTAAGTGCCGCACCGCACCAGCGTCGTCTGGCGGTGGGCATCGACTTAGGCACCACCAACTCGCTGGTGGCGACCGTGCGCAGCGGCCAGGCTGAGACGCTGGCGGATGCGCAGGGTCAACACCTGCTGCCGTCTGTGGTCCACTATCAGCCCCAGGGCCACAGCGTGGGCTACGACGCCCGCGCCAACGCGGCCCAGGATCCGGCCAACACCATCAGCTCGGTAAAACGCATGATGGGCCGTTCGCTGGCCGACATCCAGAATCGTTACCCGCATCTGCCGTATCAGCTGCAGGCCAGTGAAAACGGTCTGCCAATGATCGCCACTGCCGCGGGGTTACTGAACCCGATCCGCGTCTCTGCCGATATCCTGAAGGCGCTGGCCGCCCGCGCAACCGCGACGCTGGAAGGCGAACTCGATGGCGTGGTGATCACCGTTCCGGCCTATTTCGATGACGCCCAGCGTCAGGGCACTAAAGACGCCGCGCGTCTGGCGGGCCTGCACGTGCTGCGTCTGCTCAACGAGCCGACCGCTGCCGCCATTGCCTACGGCCTCGACTCCGGTCAGGAAGGGGTGATTGCGGTCTTCGATCTCGGCGGCGGCACCTTTGATATCTCGATCCTGCGCTTAAGCCGCGGGGTGTTTGAAGTGCTGGCGACCGGCGGGGATTCCGCGCTGGGCGGCGATGACTTCGACCATCTGCTGGCGGATCACATCCGCGAGCAGGCGGGCCTCAGCGATCGTAGCGATGCCCGCGTTCAGCGTGAACTGCTGGATGCGGCCATCGACGCCAAAATTGCCCTGAGTGATGCGCAATCTGTCACCGTGAATGTGGCGGGCTGGCAGGGTGACATCACCCGCGACCAGTTCAACGATCTGATCGCACCGCTGGTTAAGCGTACCCTGCTGGCCTGCCGTCGCGCATTGAAAGATGCCGGCGTTGAGGCCAGCGAGGTGCTGGAAGTGGTCATGGTTGGCGGCTCTACCCGCGTGCCGCTGGTGCGCGAGCGCGTGGGCGAGTTCTTTGGCCGCACGCCGCTAACCGCTATCGACCCGGACAAAGTGGTTGCCGTGGGCGCCGCGATCCAGGCCGATGTTCTGGTTGGTAACAAGCCGGACAGCGAAATGCTGCTGCTGGACGTCATCCCGCTGTCCCTCGGTTTAGAGACCATGGGTGGCCTGGTTGAGAAGGTGATCCCGCGTAACACCACCATTCCGGTGGCGCGCGCGCAGGAGTTCACCACCTTCAAAGACGGCCAGACCGCGATGTCGATCCACGTCCTGCAGGGCGAGCGCGAGCTGGTGCAGGACTGCCGCTCGCTGGCGCGTTTCGCGCTGCGCGGCATCCCGGCGCTGCCTGCGGGCGGGGCGCATATTCGCGTCACCTTCCAGGTGGATGCTGACGGCCTGCTGAGCGTCACGGCGATGGAAAAATCGACCGGTGTCGAATCCTCCATTCAGGTGAAACCGTCCTACGGTCTGACCGATAATGAGATCGCCACCATGATTCAGGACTCAATGAGTTTTGCTGAGCAGGATGTGAAGGCGCGTATGCTGGCTGAACAGAAAGTCGAAGCCGCACGCGTGCTGGAAAGCCTGAACAGCGCACTCACTGCTGATGCCGCGCTGCTAAGCGCCGCTGAACGTCAGGCCATTGACGACGCCGTCGCGCAACTGAGCGCGGTAGCGGAAGGCAATGACGCTGACGCCATAGAACAAGCCATTAAAAACGTTGATAAACAAACCCAGGAGTTCGCCGCTCGCCGTATGGATCAGTCTGTCCGTACCGCGCTGAAAGGTCACTCCGTGGACGAGGTTTAA